In the genome of Panthera uncia isolate 11264 chromosome B3 unlocalized genomic scaffold, Puncia_PCG_1.0 HiC_scaffold_1, whole genome shotgun sequence, one region contains:
- the VRTN gene encoding vertnin: MTSREQLVRQVLQELQEAVESEGPEGLVGAALEAKQVLSSFTLPTCREGGSSPQVLEVDSVALSLYPEDAPRNMLPLVCKGEGSLLFEAASVLLWGDAGFSLELRARTVVEMLLHRHYYLQGMIDSKVMLQAVRYSLRSEESPEMTSLPSATLEAIFDADVKATCFPNSFSNVWHLYALASVLRRNIYSIYPMRNLKIRPYFNRVIRPRRCDHVPATLHIMWAGQPLTSHLFRHQYFAPVVGLEEVEAESDPGLPPAPPALAPLPPPAKTLALLNQEPGLSYSHLCERYSVTKSTFYRWRRQSQEHRQKVATRFSAKHFLQDSFHRGGVVPLQQFLQRFPEISRSTYYAWKQELLGSGTCQALAPKEVQVLEELEKLPDEQIAKGLGCSSLAVSSPGMILMQRAKLYLEHCISLNTLVPYRCFKRRFPGISRSTYYNWRRKALRRNPGFKPAPALATAGAPQPASVPEEALLPWKGEVGEGPGQATAGGPPAPRELLPPKVPLSRWQRRLRRAARKQVLSGHLPFCRFRLRYPSLSPSTFWVWKSLARSWPRSLSKFQMQAPSLGKEGMEAEEKQEKEACRDVTAVTVPPVGDPPRVGSSPGEDPGKAQGGPSREGATAQGRPHSSLPVTEAAAGGRDGQVLVMDMLATTKFKAQAKLFLQKRFQSKSFPSFKEFSALFPLTARSTYYMWKRALYDGLTLVDG, encoded by the coding sequence ATGACGTCTCGGGAGCAGCTGGTACGGCAGGTGCTGCAGGAGCTGCAGGAGGCCGTGGAGTCCGAGGGCCCGGAGGGTCTCGTGGGTGCTGCTCTGGAGGCCAAGCAAGTCCTGTCGTCCTTCACCCTCCCCACCTGCCGAGAGGGGGGTTCCAGCCCCCAGGTGCTGGAGGTGGACTCCGTGGCGCTGAGCCTGTACCCGGAGGACGCTCCCCGGAACATGCTGCCGCTGGTGTGCAAAGGCGAGGGCAGCCTGCTGTTCGAGGCCGCCAGCGTGCTGCTGTGGGGCGATGCGGGCTTCAGCCTGGAGCTGCGGGCCCGCACGGTGGTGGAGATGCTGCTGCACCGGCATTACTACCTCCAGGGCATGATCGACTCCAAGGTGATGCTGCAAGCCGTGCGCTACTCCCTGCGCTCTGAGGAATCCCCCGAGATGACCAGCCTGCCATCCGCCACGCTGGAGGCCATCTTCGACGCGGATGTCAAGGCCACCTGCTTCCCCAACAGCTTCTCCAACGTGTGGCACTTGTACGCCCTCGCCTCCGTCCTGCGCCGCAACATCTACTCCATCTACCCCATGCGAAACCTCAAGATCCGGCCCTACTTTAACCGCGTCATCCGGCCGCGCCGCTGCGACCACGTGCCCGCCACGCTGCACATCATGTGGGCCGGCCAGCCCCTCACCAGCCACCTCTTCCGCCACCAGTACTTTGCCCCCgtggtggggctggaggaggtggaggccGAGAGTGACCCCGGCCTGCCCCCAGCGCCTCCAGCCCTGGCCCCGCTGCCGCCACCCGCCAAGACCCTGGCGCTGCTCAACCAGGAGCCCGGCCTCAGCTACTCCCACCTCTGCGAGCGCTATAGCGTCACCAAGAGCACCTTCTACCGCTGGCGGCGGCAGTCCCAGGAGCACCGGCAGAAGGTGGCCACGCGCTTCTCCGCCAAGCACTTCCTGCAGGACAGCTTCCACCGCGGGGGCGTCGTGCCGCTGCAGCAGTTCCTCCAGAGGTTCCCCGAGATCTCCCGCTCCACCTATTACGCCTGGAAGCAAGAGCTCCTGGGCTCTGGCACTTGCCAGGCCCTGGCCCCCAAGGAGGTGCAGGTgctggaggagctggagaagCTGCCGGACGAGCAGATCGCCAAGGGGCTGGGATGCTCGTCGCTGGCCGTGTCGAGCCCTGGCATGATCTTAATGCAGCGGGCCAAGTTGTACCTGGAGCACTGCATCTCCCTGAACACACTGGTACCCTATCGCTGCTTCAAACGCAGGTTCCCCGGCATCTCGCGGTCCACCTACTACAACTGGCGCCGGAAGGCCCTCCGAAGGAACCCCGGCTTCAAGCCGGCGCCGGCCCTCGCCACGGCCGGGGCTCCCCAGCCAGCGTCTGTTCCGGAGGAGGCCCTGCTCCCTTGGAAgggtgaggtgggagaggggccggGCCAAGCGACTGCGGGGGGACCGCCCGCCCCCCGTGAGCTCCTGCCCCCAAAGGTGCCCCTGTCCCGTTGGCAGAGGCGTCTGCGCAGGGCTGCCCGCAAGCAGGTGCTGAGCGGGCACCTCCCTTTCTGTCGCTTCCGCCTCCGCTACCCCAGCCTGTCGCCCTCTACCTTCTGGGTCTGGAAGAGTCTTGCCCGGAGTTGGCCCAGAAGCCTGTCCAAATTCCAGATGCAGGCCCCCAGCTTGGGCAAAGAAGGGATGGAAGCCgaggagaagcaggagaaagaagccTGCAGGGATGTGACCGCTGTGACGGTCCCTCCTGTGGGAGACCCCCCGCGGGTGGGGTCTTCTCCAGGAGAGGATCCGGGGAAAGCCCAGGGAGGGCCTTCCAGAGAGGGGGCCACGGCCCAGGGCCGGCCCCACAGCAGCCTCCCTGTGACCGAGGCGGCAGCGGGTGGCAGGGACGGCCAAGTGCTGGTGATGGACATGCTCGCCACCACAAAGTTCAAGGCCCAGGCCAAGCTGTTCTTGCAGAAACGCTTCCAGTCTAAGAGTTTCCCCTCCTTCAAGGAGTTCAGCGCCCTCTTTCCCCTCACTGCCCGCTCTACCTACTACATGTGGAAGCGGGCACTCTACGATGGCCTCACGCTGGTTGATGGCTGA